One Stenotrophomonas maltophilia DNA window includes the following coding sequences:
- a CDS encoding efflux RND transporter permease subunit, translating into MTAPGNDHGASPASDGAAAGMRGGLVEFATRRRVTIAMCTVTLLLFGLIALGNLKVNLLPDLSYPTLTVRTEYTGSAPTEIETLITQPVEEAVGVVKNLRKLKSVSRTGQSDVVLEFAWGTNMDQASLEVRDKMEALNLPLEAKAPVLLRFNPSTEPIMRLVLSNKVAPTSDADAVRELTGLRRYADEDLKKKLEPVSGVAAVKVGGGLEDEIQVDIDQQKLAQLNLPIDTVIKRLKDENINISGGRLEEGSQRFLVRTVNQFADLEEIRNLLVTTQASNGSAADSALQQMFNIAASTGSAAAIAAASAAQSASSGGGSSVVANGVPVRLKDVATVRQGYKEREAVIRLGGKESVELAIYKEGDANTVSTAEALRKRLEQIKGTFPSDVEMTTIEDQSRFIEHAIADVKKDAVIGGLLAILIIFLFLRDGWSTFVISLSLPVSIIATFFFMGQLGLSLNVMSLGGLALATGLVVDDSIVVLESIAKARERGLGILQAAIAGTREVSMAVVASTLTTIAVFLPLVFVDGIAGQLFRDQALTVAIAIAISLLVSMTLIPMLSSLKGRPPLAFPEEAPNAAWQPQNRWQKPVALGRRGAVATARWSFYALAWLVVRLWRGVVAVVGPVMRKASDLAMKPYAGAERGYLRLLPSALAHPGKVLGVATIIFVATMALVPMLGADLIPQLAQDRFEMTVKLPAGTPLKQTDALVRELQLAHGKGEGVASLYGVSGSGTRLDASPTESGENIGKLTVVMEGGGNARTEAEITERLRDTMGQHPGAQVDFARPALFSFSTPLEIELRGQDMATLEVAGQRLAAMLRGNAHYADVKSTVEEGFPEIQIRFDQERAGALGLTTRQIADVVVKKVRGDVATRYSFRDRKIDVLVRAQEGDRASVDSIRRLIVNPGSTRPVTLDAVAEVVATTGPSEIHRADQTRVAVVSANLRDIDLGAAMREVQQMVSEQPLGAGVGLHIGGQGEELAQAAKSLIFAFGLAIFLVYLVMASQFESLLHPFVILFTIPLALVGAILALMLTGKPISVVVFIGLILLVGLVTKNAIILIDKVNQLREAGVAKHEALVEGARSRLRPIIMTTLCTLFGFLPLAVAMGEGAEVRAPMAITVIGGLLVSTLLTLLVIPVVYDLMDRRGDAYYRERGRKHAGEIEPGSAGNAAGVEEPA; encoded by the coding sequence ATGACCGCCCCGGGCAACGACCACGGTGCCTCGCCGGCGAGCGACGGCGCCGCCGCCGGCATGCGCGGCGGCCTGGTGGAATTCGCCACCCGCCGCCGCGTGACCATCGCCATGTGCACGGTCACGCTGCTGCTGTTCGGCCTGATCGCGCTGGGCAACCTCAAGGTCAACCTGCTGCCTGACCTGAGCTACCCGACGCTGACCGTGCGCACCGAGTACACCGGTTCGGCGCCGACCGAAATCGAAACCCTGATCACCCAGCCGGTCGAAGAGGCGGTCGGCGTGGTCAAGAACCTGCGCAAGCTGAAGTCGGTCTCGCGCACCGGCCAGAGCGATGTGGTGCTGGAGTTCGCCTGGGGCACCAACATGGACCAGGCCAGCCTGGAGGTGCGCGACAAGATGGAAGCGCTGAACCTGCCACTGGAGGCCAAGGCCCCGGTGCTGCTGCGCTTCAATCCGTCCACCGAGCCGATCATGCGCCTGGTGCTGTCGAACAAGGTGGCGCCGACCAGCGATGCCGATGCGGTCCGTGAGCTGACCGGCCTGCGCCGCTATGCCGATGAAGACCTGAAGAAGAAGCTGGAGCCGGTCAGCGGCGTGGCGGCAGTCAAGGTCGGTGGCGGCCTTGAGGACGAGATCCAGGTCGACATCGACCAGCAGAAGCTGGCCCAGTTGAACCTGCCGATCGACACCGTCATCAAGCGCCTGAAGGACGAGAACATCAACATCTCCGGCGGGCGCCTGGAGGAGGGTTCGCAGCGCTTCCTGGTGCGCACCGTCAACCAGTTCGCTGATCTGGAAGAGATCCGCAACCTGCTGGTCACCACCCAGGCGTCGAACGGCAGCGCGGCCGACTCGGCGTTGCAGCAGATGTTCAACATCGCCGCGTCGACCGGTTCGGCGGCGGCCATCGCGGCGGCCTCGGCGGCGCAGAGCGCATCTTCCGGTGGTGGCTCCAGCGTGGTCGCCAACGGTGTGCCGGTGCGCCTGAAGGACGTGGCCACCGTGCGCCAGGGCTACAAGGAACGTGAAGCAGTGATCCGCCTGGGCGGCAAGGAATCGGTGGAACTGGCGATCTACAAGGAAGGCGACGCCAACACCGTGTCCACCGCCGAAGCGCTGCGCAAGCGCCTGGAGCAGATCAAGGGCACGTTCCCGTCCGATGTCGAGATGACCACCATCGAGGACCAGTCGCGCTTCATCGAGCACGCCATTGCCGACGTCAAGAAGGATGCGGTGATCGGTGGCCTGCTGGCGATCCTGATCATCTTCCTGTTCCTGCGCGATGGCTGGAGCACGTTCGTGATCAGCCTGTCGCTGCCGGTCTCGATCATCGCCACGTTCTTCTTCATGGGCCAGCTCGGCCTGAGCTTGAACGTGATGTCGCTGGGCGGCCTGGCACTGGCCACCGGCCTGGTGGTGGACGACTCGATCGTGGTGCTGGAGAGCATCGCCAAGGCCCGCGAGCGTGGCCTGGGCATTCTGCAGGCCGCCATCGCCGGTACCCGCGAAGTGAGCATGGCGGTGGTTGCCTCGACCCTGACCACCATCGCGGTGTTCCTGCCGCTGGTGTTCGTTGATGGCATCGCCGGCCAGCTGTTCCGCGACCAGGCGTTGACCGTGGCGATCGCCATCGCGATCTCGCTGCTGGTGTCGATGACCCTGATCCCGATGCTGAGCTCGCTGAAGGGGCGCCCGCCGCTGGCGTTCCCGGAGGAAGCGCCGAACGCAGCGTGGCAGCCGCAGAACCGCTGGCAGAAGCCGGTGGCGCTGGGCCGTCGTGGTGCCGTAGCGACCGCGCGCTGGAGCTTCTACGCGCTGGCCTGGCTGGTGGTGCGACTGTGGCGCGGCGTGGTGGCGGTGGTGGGCCCGGTGATGCGCAAGGCCAGCGATCTGGCGATGAAGCCCTACGCCGGTGCCGAGCGTGGCTACCTGCGCCTGCTGCCGAGCGCGCTGGCGCACCCGGGCAAGGTGCTGGGCGTGGCCACGATCATCTTCGTGGCGACCATGGCGCTGGTGCCGATGCTCGGTGCCGACCTGATCCCGCAGCTGGCGCAGGACCGTTTCGAGATGACGGTGAAGCTGCCGGCCGGCACGCCGCTGAAGCAGACCGACGCGCTGGTGCGCGAGCTGCAGCTGGCGCATGGCAAGGGCGAAGGCGTTGCCTCGCTGTATGGCGTCAGTGGCAGCGGCACCCGCCTGGATGCCAGCCCGACCGAGAGCGGCGAGAACATCGGCAAGCTGACCGTGGTGATGGAAGGCGGCGGCAACGCGCGTACCGAAGCGGAGATCACCGAGCGCCTGCGTGACACCATGGGCCAGCATCCGGGTGCACAGGTCGACTTCGCACGGCCTGCGTTGTTCAGCTTCTCCACGCCGCTGGAAATCGAGCTGCGCGGGCAGGACATGGCCACCCTGGAAGTGGCCGGCCAGCGCCTGGCGGCGATGCTGCGCGGCAACGCGCACTACGCCGACGTGAAATCGACGGTGGAAGAAGGCTTCCCGGAAATCCAGATCCGCTTCGACCAGGAGCGTGCCGGTGCACTGGGCCTGACCACGCGCCAGATCGCCGATGTGGTGGTGAAGAAGGTCCGCGGTGATGTCGCCACCCGTTACAGCTTCCGCGACCGCAAGATCGACGTGCTGGTGCGTGCACAGGAAGGTGATCGTGCCAGCGTGGACAGCATCCGCCGGCTGATCGTCAACCCGGGCAGCACCCGTCCAGTCACGCTGGACGCGGTGGCCGAGGTGGTGGCTACCACTGGTCCCAGCGAGATCCATCGCGCCGACCAGACGCGGGTGGCGGTGGTGTCGGCCAACCTGCGCGACATCGATCTTGGCGCGGCTATGCGCGAAGTGCAGCAGATGGTGTCAGAACAGCCGCTGGGTGCAGGCGTCGGCCTGCACATCGGTGGCCAGGGTGAGGAGCTGGCGCAGGCGGCGAAGTCGCTGATCTTCGCCTTCGGCTTGGCGATCTTCCTGGTCTACCTGGTGATGGCTTCGCAGTTCGAATCGCTGCTGCATCCGTTCGTGATCCTGTTCACCATCCCGCTGGCGCTGGTTGGCGCGATCCTGGCGCTGATGCTGACCGGCAAGCCCATCTCGGTGGTGGTGTTCATCGGCCTGATCCTGCTGGTCGGCCTGGTGACCAAGAACGCGATCATCCTGATCGACAAGGTCAACCAGCTGCGCGAGGCCGGTGTGGCCAAGCACGAGGCACTGGTGGAAGGGGCGCGCTCGCGCCTGCGGCCGATCATCATGACCACCCTGTGCACGCTGTTCGGCTTCCTGCCGCTGGCGGTGGCGATGGGCGAGGGCGCTGAAGTGCGCGCCCCGATGGCGATCACCGTGATCGGCGGCCTGCTGGTGTCGACCCTGCTCACCCTGCTGGTGATCCCGGTGGTCTACGACCTGATGGACCGTCGTGGCGATGCCTACTACCGCGAACGCGGCCGCAAGCATGCCGGCGAGATCGAGCCGGGCAGCGCAGGCAACGCGGCGGGTGTGGAGGAACCGGCATGA
- a CDS encoding efflux RND transporter permease subunit: MSVAEFSIRRPVTTIMCFVSLVVIGLIASFRLPLEALPDISAPFLFVQIPYTGSTPEEVERTIIRPVEESLATMTGIKRMRSSATSEAALIYIEFSDWDRDIAIAASDARERIDAIRSDLPDDLQRYNVFKWSSSDQPVLKVRLASTTDLTTAYDMLDREFKRRIERIPGVARVDITGAPPNEVEIAIDPNRLNAHGLSINELSERLRTLNFSISAGQIDDNGQRVRVQPVGEITDLQEMRDLVINAKGLRLGDIADVRLKPARMNYGRRLDGNPAVGLDIFKERSANLVEVSRAALAEVESIRAEASMRDVQIKVIDNQGKAVTSSLLELAEAGAVGLILSITVLFFFLRHWPSTLMVTLAIPICFTITLGFMYFVGVTLNILTMMGLLLAVGMLVDNAVVVVESIYQERERMPGQPRLASIIGTRNVAIALSAGTLCHCIVFVPNLFGETNNISIFMAQIAITISVSLLASWLVAVSLIPMLSARMATPKLVHSQTGMIARLQRRYAQLLDWSLHHRGWSLLGILLVVLVSLVPMKLTKIDMFGGDGGKDIFIGYMWKGAYTYRQMSDEVARVENWIDQNRERLHVKQVYSWYSEQEGSSTVVTLDEKYAKDIKALQEELRKGLPKSARTDYFVGNQGGDGGGGGNQGVQVQLVGDSSSMLQEIGQEVVPLLAQRAELRDVRIDNGEKGGELKVRVDRERAAAFGFNAEQVASFVGLALRGAPMREFRRGDNEVPVWVRFAGAEQSSPEDLAGFSVRTGDGRSVPLLSLVTVDVGSSATQIGRTNRQTTLTIKANLAEKVTAPDGRKAMESVLKPMNFPAGYGFTFDGGDYGNDDEAMQQMVFNLLIALVMIYVVMAAVFESLLFPAAIMSGVLFSIFGVFWLFWITGTSFGIMSFIGILVLMGVVVNNGIVMIEHINNLRRGGMGRTQALVEGSRERLRPIMMTMGTAILAMVPISLTNTQMFGNGPEYAPMARAIAGGLAFSTVVSLLFLPTIYAVLDDLRSAVTRLIRRARGLEVVAGTPV, from the coding sequence ATGAGTGTGGCCGAGTTCTCCATCCGCCGTCCGGTCACCACCATCATGTGTTTCGTGTCGCTGGTGGTGATCGGCCTGATCGCTTCGTTCCGGCTGCCGCTGGAGGCGCTGCCGGACATCTCCGCGCCGTTCCTGTTCGTGCAGATTCCGTACACCGGCTCGACCCCGGAAGAAGTGGAACGGACCATCATCCGCCCGGTCGAGGAATCGCTGGCGACGATGACCGGCATCAAGCGCATGCGCTCGTCGGCCACCTCCGAGGCGGCGCTGATCTACATCGAGTTCAGCGACTGGGATCGTGACATTGCGATTGCCGCTTCCGATGCACGTGAGCGCATCGATGCGATCCGCAGTGACCTGCCTGACGACCTGCAGCGCTACAACGTGTTCAAGTGGTCCAGCAGTGACCAGCCGGTGCTGAAGGTGCGCCTGGCCAGCACCACCGACCTGACCACCGCCTATGACATGCTCGACCGCGAGTTCAAGCGGCGCATCGAGCGTATTCCCGGCGTGGCCCGCGTCGACATCACCGGCGCGCCGCCGAACGAGGTGGAGATCGCCATCGATCCGAACCGGCTCAACGCGCACGGGCTGAGCATCAACGAGCTGAGCGAGCGCCTGCGCACGCTGAATTTCTCGATCTCGGCCGGGCAGATCGACGACAACGGCCAGCGCGTGCGCGTGCAGCCGGTAGGCGAGATCACCGACCTGCAGGAGATGCGTGACCTGGTGATCAACGCCAAGGGCCTGCGCCTGGGTGATATCGCCGACGTGCGCCTGAAGCCGGCGCGGATGAACTATGGGCGCCGCCTGGACGGCAACCCGGCCGTCGGCCTGGACATCTTCAAGGAGCGCAGCGCCAACCTGGTGGAGGTGTCGCGCGCGGCACTGGCCGAGGTTGAATCGATCCGTGCGGAAGCGTCGATGCGCGACGTGCAGATCAAGGTGATCGACAACCAGGGCAAGGCGGTGACCTCCTCGCTGCTGGAACTGGCCGAGGCCGGCGCGGTCGGCCTGATCCTGTCGATCACGGTGCTGTTCTTCTTCCTGCGCCATTGGCCGTCCACGCTGATGGTGACCCTGGCCATTCCGATCTGCTTCACCATCACCCTGGGCTTCATGTACTTCGTAGGGGTGACGCTGAACATCCTGACCATGATGGGCCTGCTGCTGGCGGTGGGCATGCTGGTCGACAACGCCGTGGTGGTGGTGGAGAGCATCTACCAGGAGCGCGAGCGCATGCCGGGGCAACCGCGGCTGGCCTCGATCATCGGCACCCGCAACGTGGCCATCGCGCTCAGCGCCGGCACGCTGTGCCACTGCATCGTGTTCGTGCCGAACCTGTTCGGCGAGACCAACAACATCAGCATCTTCATGGCGCAGATCGCGATCACCATCTCGGTCTCGCTGCTGGCCTCGTGGCTGGTTGCGGTCAGCCTGATCCCGATGCTGTCCGCGCGCATGGCCACGCCCAAACTGGTGCACTCGCAGACCGGCATGATCGCGCGCCTGCAGCGCCGCTATGCGCAACTGCTGGACTGGTCGCTGCACCATCGTGGTTGGAGCCTGCTCGGCATTCTGCTGGTGGTGCTGGTCAGCCTGGTGCCGATGAAGCTGACCAAGATCGACATGTTCGGCGGTGACGGCGGCAAGGACATTTTCATCGGCTACATGTGGAAGGGCGCCTACACCTACCGCCAGATGTCCGATGAAGTAGCACGGGTGGAGAACTGGATCGACCAGAACCGCGAGCGCCTGCACGTCAAGCAGGTGTATTCCTGGTACAGCGAGCAGGAGGGCAGCTCGACCGTGGTCACCCTGGACGAGAAGTACGCCAAGGACATCAAGGCGCTGCAGGAAGAGCTGCGCAAGGGCCTTCCGAAGTCGGCCCGCACCGACTACTTCGTCGGCAACCAGGGCGGCGATGGCGGTGGTGGCGGCAACCAGGGCGTGCAGGTGCAGCTGGTGGGCGACTCCAGTTCGATGCTGCAGGAGATCGGCCAGGAAGTGGTGCCGCTGCTGGCCCAGCGCGCCGAGCTGCGCGACGTGCGCATCGACAACGGCGAGAAGGGCGGCGAGCTGAAGGTCCGCGTCGACCGCGAGCGCGCCGCCGCATTCGGCTTCAATGCCGAGCAGGTAGCCAGCTTCGTTGGCCTGGCGCTGCGCGGTGCGCCGATGCGCGAGTTCCGCCGCGGCGACAACGAAGTACCAGTATGGGTACGCTTCGCTGGCGCCGAGCAGAGCAGCCCGGAAGACCTGGCCGGCTTCAGCGTGCGCACCGGCGACGGCCGCAGCGTGCCGCTGCTGAGCCTGGTCACCGTCGACGTCGGTTCGTCCGCGACCCAGATCGGCCGCACCAACCGCCAGACTACGCTGACCATCAAGGCCAACCTGGCCGAGAAGGTCACCGCACCCGATGGCCGCAAGGCGATGGAGTCCGTGCTCAAGCCGATGAACTTCCCGGCCGGCTATGGCTTCACCTTCGATGGCGGCGACTACGGCAACGACGACGAGGCGATGCAGCAGATGGTGTTCAACCTGCTGATCGCGCTGGTGATGATCTACGTGGTGATGGCGGCGGTGTTCGAATCGCTTCTGTTCCCGGCGGCGATCATGAGTGGCGTGCTGTTCTCGATCTTCGGCGTGTTCTGGCTGTTCTGGATCACCGGTACCTCGTTCGGGATCATGTCCTTCATCGGCATCCTGGTGCTGATGGGCGTGGTGGTGAACAACGGCATCGTGATGATCGAGCACATCAACAACCTGCGGCGCGGCGGCATGGGCCGAACGCAGGCTTTGGTTGAAGGCTCACGCGAGCGCCTGCGCCCGATCATGATGACGATGGGCACGGCGATCCTGGCGATGGTGCCGATCTCGCTGACCAATACGCAGATGTTCGGCAATGGCCCCGAGTACGCGCCGATGGCACGCGCGATTGCCGGCGGCCTGGCGTTCTCGACCGTGGTCAGCCTGCTGTTCCTGCCGACCATCTATGCGGTGCTGGATGACCTTCGCAGTGCCGTGACGCGGCTGATCCGCCGCGCCCGCGGTCTGGAGGTCGTGGCGGGTACCCCGGTGTAG
- a CDS encoding TraB/GumN family protein → MNEPMNETLSETGDDLFAGQPVRVVERDGVRYTLLGTAHVSRASVEAVEKAIDSGRFDAVAVELDPQRLQALSDPDTLAKLDLVEVIRKGRVALFAANLALSAYQRRLAEQLDIEPGAELKRAVELARERNLPVHLIDREVGLTFRRASQRLGFFGKLKLVAGLGAGLFSSEEVGENEIEKLKQGDMLESSFGEFASESPALYETIIGERDRYMATRLREEHDPQQREVLAVVGAGHLAGLARYLETDTEAPAPLRAELEAVPKKRNIPWFTLGILAIVATGIGVGFYRGGLGVGTELLATWAMYTGGLAGLGCLLAGGHPLSILTAIAVAPFKPFRLSIPTGAFSALVEARLRKPAYEDFLKLRDDAQSLKGWYRNRVTRVVLTFMLTNIGSMLGLWLTTFKVWGKVAG, encoded by the coding sequence ATGAATGAACCCATGAATGAAACCCTTTCCGAAACCGGCGACGACCTGTTCGCCGGCCAGCCGGTGCGCGTCGTCGAACGCGACGGCGTGCGCTACACCCTGCTTGGCACTGCCCACGTCTCCCGCGCCAGCGTCGAGGCGGTTGAAAAAGCCATCGACAGCGGCCGCTTCGACGCCGTTGCCGTTGAACTGGACCCGCAGCGCCTGCAGGCACTGAGCGACCCGGACACGCTGGCCAAGCTCGACCTGGTCGAGGTGATCCGCAAGGGCCGCGTCGCCCTGTTCGCCGCCAACCTGGCCCTGTCCGCCTATCAGCGCCGCCTGGCCGAACAGCTCGACATCGAGCCGGGTGCCGAACTAAAGCGCGCGGTGGAACTGGCGCGCGAACGCAACCTGCCAGTGCACCTGATCGACCGCGAGGTTGGCCTGACCTTCCGTCGCGCCTCGCAGCGGCTGGGCTTCTTCGGCAAGCTGAAACTGGTTGCCGGTCTCGGTGCTGGCCTGTTCTCGTCCGAGGAAGTGGGCGAGAACGAGATCGAGAAGCTCAAGCAGGGCGACATGCTGGAGTCGAGCTTCGGCGAGTTCGCCAGCGAGAGCCCGGCGCTGTACGAGACCATCATCGGCGAACGTGACCGTTACATGGCCACCCGCCTGCGCGAGGAACACGACCCGCAGCAGCGCGAAGTACTGGCCGTGGTCGGCGCCGGCCACCTGGCCGGGCTGGCGCGCTACCTGGAAACCGACACCGAAGCACCGGCACCGCTGCGCGCCGAGCTGGAAGCGGTGCCGAAGAAGCGCAACATTCCGTGGTTCACGCTGGGCATCCTGGCGATCGTAGCGACCGGCATCGGCGTAGGCTTCTACCGCGGCGGCCTGGGCGTGGGCACCGAACTGCTGGCGACCTGGGCCATGTATACCGGCGGCCTCGCCGGCTTGGGCTGCCTGTTGGCCGGCGGCCATCCGCTGAGCATCCTGACTGCGATCGCGGTGGCTCCGTTCAAGCCGTTCCGCCTGAGCATTCCGACTGGTGCGTTCTCGGCGCTGGTGGAAGCACGCCTGCGCAAGCCGGCGTACGAAGACTTCCTGAAGTTGCGCGACGATGCGCAGAGTCTGAAGGGCTGGTATCGCAACCGCGTCACCCGCGTGGTGCTCACCTTCATGCTGACCAACATCGGCAGCATGCTCGGCCTGTGGCTGACCACCTTCAAGGTGTGGGGCAAGGTCGCGGGTTGA
- a CDS encoding GNAT family N-acetyltransferase, with translation MAVLIRDAGPADIAAITAIYAVEVTDFVNTYEYDIPDATEMLRRMRDIIDRGFPYLVAEIDGQVAGYAYANTYRTRVAYQWTVENSVYVDARFQGQGVGTGLLQALIDACVARGYRQMVAVIGEPTNAASIKLHERFGFELVGVFRGLGRKHGRWLDTVQMQRALGDGADTAPSNE, from the coding sequence ATGGCCGTCCTCATCCGTGATGCCGGCCCGGCCGACATCGCCGCGATTACCGCGATCTACGCGGTGGAAGTGACCGACTTCGTCAACACCTACGAGTACGACATCCCGGACGCGACCGAGATGCTGCGCCGCATGCGCGACATCATCGATCGCGGCTTCCCCTACCTGGTCGCCGAGATCGACGGCCAGGTCGCCGGCTATGCCTACGCCAATACCTACCGCACCCGCGTCGCCTACCAGTGGACCGTGGAGAACTCGGTCTACGTCGATGCCCGCTTCCAGGGCCAGGGCGTCGGCACTGGCCTGCTGCAGGCCTTGATCGATGCCTGCGTGGCGCGTGGCTACCGGCAGATGGTGGCGGTGATCGGCGAGCCGACCAACGCCGCGTCGATCAAGCTGCACGAACGCTTCGGCTTCGAGCTGGTGGGCGTGTTCCGTGGCCTTGGCCGCAAGCACGGCCGCTGGCTGGACACCGTGCAGATGCAGCGCGCGCTCGGCGATGGCGCCGACACCGCACCTTCCAATGAATGA
- a CDS encoding carbon-nitrogen hydrolase, whose translation MNSRSPLTVALIQERNHGDAAANLAVIEARVAEAAAQGAKLVLLQELHNGPYFCQHESVDEFDLAEPIPGPSTERLGALAKKHGVVLVGSLFERRAAGLYHNTAVVFEKDGTLLGKYRKMHIPDDPGFYEKFYFTPGDIGFKPIDTSVGRLGVLVCWDQWYPEAARLMALAGAELLLYPTAIGWDPDDVQDEKTRQRDAWVLSHRGHAVANGLPVLSCNRVGHEASPLGASGIQFWGNSHVLGPQGEFLAEAGTDATVLLCDVDLQRSEHVRRIWPFLRDRRIDAYGDLLKRYID comes from the coding sequence ATGAACTCGCGCAGCCCCCTTACCGTCGCCCTGATCCAGGAGCGCAACCACGGTGATGCCGCCGCCAACCTGGCGGTGATCGAAGCACGCGTGGCCGAGGCGGCTGCGCAGGGTGCCAAGCTGGTGCTGCTGCAGGAACTGCACAACGGCCCGTACTTCTGCCAGCACGAGTCGGTGGACGAGTTCGACCTGGCCGAGCCGATTCCGGGCCCGAGCACCGAGCGCCTGGGCGCGCTGGCGAAGAAGCACGGCGTGGTGCTGGTCGGCTCGCTGTTCGAGCGCCGTGCTGCCGGCCTGTACCACAACACCGCGGTGGTGTTCGAAAAAGACGGCACCCTGCTGGGCAAGTACCGCAAGATGCATATCCCGGACGACCCGGGCTTCTACGAGAAGTTCTACTTCACCCCGGGCGACATCGGCTTCAAGCCGATCGATACCTCGGTGGGTCGCCTTGGCGTGCTGGTGTGCTGGGACCAGTGGTACCCGGAAGCGGCGCGCCTGATGGCGCTGGCCGGTGCCGAGCTGCTGCTGTACCCAACCGCGATCGGCTGGGACCCGGACGATGTGCAGGACGAGAAGACCCGCCAGCGTGACGCCTGGGTGCTGAGCCACCGTGGCCACGCCGTGGCCAATGGCCTGCCGGTGCTGAGCTGCAACCGCGTCGGCCACGAGGCTTCGCCGCTGGGCGCGTCGGGCATCCAGTTCTGGGGCAACAGCCACGTGCTCGGCCCGCAGGGTGAGTTCCTTGCCGAAGCCGGAACCGACGCCACGGTGCTGCTGTGCGACGTCGATCTGCAGCGCAGCGAGCATGTGCGCCGCATCTGGCCGTTCCTGCGCGACCGTCGCATCGACGCGTACGGTGACCTGCTCAAGCGCTACATCGACTGA
- a CDS encoding agmatine deiminase family protein, whose protein sequence is MNQTLRFPAEWEAQSGVLIAWPTADTDWADRLGQVEETYIALVAAITRFQPVLICVADDDVETYAEMRLRSNRIDMDKVHFTTAAYDDTWLRDSGPITLRRADGSFQLLDFRFTGWGGKFDATLDDQLVGVLDQAGVFNNAPVRSIPFALEGGGIETDGEGTLLTTWKCLHERHPDRDRASLSADLADWLQQDRVLWLDHGYLEGDDTDAHIDTLARFASADSIVYQACDDESDSHYAELQAMGNELAALRTKDGQPYRLFPLPWAQPVIDEGRRLAASYANYLIVNGAVLMPAYGDPADDLARDVLAQAHPGREIVQVPCRSLIWQNGSLHCITMQLPEGLLKA, encoded by the coding sequence ATGAACCAGACCCTTCGTTTTCCTGCCGAGTGGGAAGCCCAGAGCGGCGTCCTGATTGCCTGGCCCACCGCCGATACCGACTGGGCCGACCGCCTGGGCCAGGTGGAAGAGACCTACATCGCCCTGGTCGCGGCCATCACCCGCTTCCAGCCGGTGCTGATCTGCGTGGCCGATGACGATGTGGAGACCTATGCCGAAATGCGGCTGCGCTCCAACCGCATCGACATGGACAAGGTCCACTTCACCACGGCGGCCTACGACGATACCTGGCTGCGCGACTCCGGCCCGATCACCCTGCGCCGCGCCGATGGCAGCTTCCAGCTGCTGGATTTCCGCTTCACCGGCTGGGGCGGCAAGTTCGACGCCACCCTGGATGATCAGCTGGTGGGCGTGCTCGACCAGGCCGGCGTGTTCAACAACGCCCCGGTGCGCAGCATTCCGTTCGCGCTGGAAGGCGGCGGCATCGAGACTGATGGCGAAGGCACCCTGCTGACCACCTGGAAGTGCCTGCACGAGCGCCACCCGGACCGCGACCGGGCAAGCCTGAGCGCCGATCTGGCCGACTGGCTGCAGCAGGACCGCGTGCTGTGGCTGGACCACGGCTACCTGGAAGGCGACGACACCGACGCGCACATCGACACCCTCGCCCGCTTCGCCTCGGCTGACAGCATCGTCTACCAGGCCTGCGACGACGAGAGCGACTCGCACTATGCCGAACTGCAGGCGATGGGCAATGAACTGGCGGCGCTGCGTACCAAGGATGGCCAGCCGTACCGCCTGTTCCCGCTGCCGTGGGCACAGCCGGTGATCGACGAAGGCCGTCGCCTGGCCGCATCGTACGCGAACTACCTGATCGTCAATGGCGCGGTGCTGATGCCGGCCTATGGCGATCCGGCCGACGACCTGGCCCGCGATGTGCTGGCGCAGGCGCACCCGGGCCGCGAGATCGTGCAGGTGCCCTGCCGTTCGCTGATCTGGCAGAACGGCAGCCTGCACTGCATCACCATGCAGTTGCCGGAAGGCCTGCTGAAGGCCTGA
- the ykgO gene encoding type B 50S ribosomal protein L36 — protein MKVLSSLKSAKARHRDCKVVRRRGKIFVICKSNPRFKARQR, from the coding sequence ATGAAAGTCCTGTCCTCCCTGAAGTCGGCGAAGGCCCGTCACCGTGACTGCAAGGTCGTGCGTCGTCGTGGCAAGATCTTCGTCATCTGCAAGTCGAACCCGCGTTTCAAGGCGCGTCAGCGCTAA